One Cricetulus griseus strain 17A/GY chromosome 5, alternate assembly CriGri-PICRH-1.0, whole genome shotgun sequence genomic window carries:
- the LOC100759406 gene encoding dolichyl-diphosphooligosaccharide--protein glycosyltransferase subunit 4, producing MITDVQLAIFANMLGVSLFLLVVLYHCVAVNNPKKQA from the coding sequence ATGATCACGGACGTGCAGCTCGCCATCTTCGCCAACATGCTGGGCGTGTCGCTTTTCTTGCTTGTAGTTCTCTATCACTGCGTGGCAGTCAACAATCCCAAGAAGCAGGCATGA